In Methanothermobacter sp., a genomic segment contains:
- a CDS encoding Mur ligase family protein, which translates to MKFSMVLEEDVEMTFKCITARIAGKLALSMVKFGKGMGRSFPGYLFLKIGGLDCLRELSKRSRIGNILITGTNGKTTTTKMLCLLLKKDSSVSCNFDSNTINAVATGLLKKESDLGVFEYGIRTSKYSVPDTVCEYVDPIGVIYTTISREHSMVAGEKNPFKEYFKAKKLLSAPMKKGVIICNADDPRTASIGMEKEKDVQVTYYGFEVGLEDETPLSAPVHCPICDEKLEYSKRYLNHRGIYKCKCGFSRPEPHVKLTRLSKKGKKWEIEITSETHNYTSQKMISSKFKLEVPNFGMHNFYNFLCASAAYITFTPHPENIKETIIKTALELEKFTLPPGRFEIFKLDDKTVGIGQGDNGDALKANLQVHPSDEMTLIYTTPDKDEDEIFQDHLRVIKSAEPRKVHVFPGRESTSAARNYYKTIKEYFDASFHPISNKDMDKKIDEILKIINESSTESIMVSGCGPEHLLWERLKSKFKSTFT; encoded by the coding sequence ATGAAATTTTCAATGGTATTAGAAGAGGATGTTGAAATGACATTTAAATGTATTACAGCACGCATAGCAGGAAAATTGGCTCTTTCCATGGTCAAATTTGGAAAGGGTATGGGTAGGAGTTTCCCAGGTTATTTATTCCTTAAAATAGGTGGACTTGATTGTCTAAGAGAACTTTCAAAAAGGTCAAGGATCGGTAACATACTCATAACCGGGACGAATGGTAAAACAACCACCACAAAAATGTTATGCTTACTCTTAAAAAAGGATTCTTCAGTCTCATGCAACTTTGACAGTAACACGATAAATGCTGTTGCAACAGGACTTTTAAAAAAAGAATCTGACCTGGGAGTGTTTGAATATGGTATCAGAACGTCTAAATATTCGGTTCCAGATACAGTCTGTGAATACGTGGATCCCATTGGTGTTATTTACACAACAATCTCTAGGGAGCATTCAATGGTCGCCGGGGAGAAAAACCCATTCAAAGAATACTTCAAAGCCAAAAAATTGCTTTCAGCCCCAATGAAAAAAGGTGTTATAATCTGTAATGCTGATGACCCAAGAACGGCCTCCATTGGAATGGAAAAAGAAAAAGACGTCCAAGTAACCTATTATGGTTTTGAAGTGGGCTTGGAGGATGAAACACCACTAAGCGCACCAGTCCATTGTCCTATATGCGACGAAAAACTAGAATACTCAAAAAGGTACCTGAACCATCGGGGAATATACAAGTGCAAATGTGGATTTTCAAGGCCAGAACCACACGTCAAATTAACAAGATTATCCAAAAAGGGCAAAAAATGGGAAATAGAAATTACCAGTGAAACACACAATTATACAAGCCAAAAAATGATATCATCAAAATTTAAATTAGAAGTTCCAAATTTTGGCATGCACAATTTCTACAATTTCCTCTGCGCCTCCGCAGCCTATATAACATTCACACCCCACCCAGAAAATATAAAAGAAACAATAATAAAAACGGCCCTGGAACTTGAAAAGTTCACCTTGCCACCTGGAAGATTCGAAATCTTCAAATTAGATGACAAGACCGTGGGGATAGGCCAGGGAGACAATGGGGATGCGCTAAAAGCCAATCTCCAAGTTCATCCATCAGATGAGATGACACTTATCTATACAACACCAGACAAAGACGAAGATGAAATATTCCAGGATCACCTAAGAGTTATCAAATCCGCAGAGCCTAGGAAAGTCCATGTTTTCCCTGGGAGAGAATCAACCTCCGCCGCGAGAAACTATTATAAGACCATTAAAGAATATTTCGACGCCAGTTTCCACCCGATTTCAAACAAGGACATGGACAAGAAAATAGATGAAATCCTCAAAATCATAAATGAGTCATCTACAGAATCCATCATGGTCAGCGGTTGCGGACCAGAACACCTACTCTGGGAGCGATTAAAATCAAAATTTAAATCAACCTTTACTTAA
- the metG gene encoding methionine--tRNA ligase: MKIFITCALPYANGPTHLGHLRSTYIPADIYARYNRMKGRKVLFVCATDEHGTPIAVKAEKESKDPLDVATHYYKMIRRDLEACDISFDNFSRTSNPLHHKIAQKFFLKLYEKDFIYEKDIKQLYCSECQRFLPDRYVEGECPYCGAEGARGDHCEACGRHLEPLQLVNPKCMICSSEPEVRKSRHYFFRLSKFQDKILKWIKANKNLPANVRNYALQWVKEGLKDWILTRDMEWGIPVPLKEAKGKIIYVWGEAFLGYISSAVEWSEKTGKDWKEYWDDTVVHFIGKDIIYHHAIFWPALLMAYGCKLPDNIIAGEYLSLEGKKMSTSKNWVIWTSEFLERFESDILRYYLTINAPLTRDTDFSWEDFQRRVNDELADILGNFLHRTFSFTNRFYNSRIPEANLEDEDIKIIEDIKKAKEDIENAIERFNFREGLVKIIGLAKKGNKYFNDQEPWKTIKEDPDRAAACIFTCNQLAKAIGSFLKPYMPRKSAKILEILNLEDASWEDATTPIKAGHEIRKARPLFAKIQEKVIEEEKRKLHQKTKTRENVSIEDFEKLDLRVGRILKASKIKGSDKLLKLKVDLNDKKIQVVAGIGSKYSPSELPGKKVIVLANIRPTRLFGTKSEGMILATEEKMGLLTVEDGKIGERIK; encoded by the coding sequence TTGAAAATATTCATCACTTGTGCACTTCCATATGCAAATGGTCCAACGCACCTCGGACATCTAAGATCAACATATATACCAGCAGATATATACGCCCGCTACAATAGGATGAAAGGAAGGAAAGTCCTATTCGTATGTGCAACAGATGAACACGGGACACCAATAGCTGTCAAAGCCGAGAAAGAATCAAAAGACCCACTAGATGTGGCGACCCATTATTATAAGATGATCCGCCGGGATCTTGAAGCATGTGACATATCATTTGATAATTTTTCACGTACAAGCAATCCCTTACATCATAAGATAGCCCAGAAGTTTTTCCTAAAGCTCTATGAAAAAGATTTCATCTATGAAAAGGATATAAAACAATTATATTGTAGTGAATGTCAACGTTTTCTCCCTGACAGGTACGTTGAAGGTGAATGTCCATACTGCGGGGCAGAGGGGGCTCGGGGAGATCACTGCGAAGCCTGCGGCAGACACCTTGAACCCCTACAATTAGTCAACCCCAAGTGCATGATATGCAGCTCAGAACCAGAAGTTAGAAAATCTAGACATTATTTTTTCAGGTTAAGCAAATTCCAAGATAAGATTCTCAAATGGATAAAAGCAAATAAGAACCTACCTGCAAATGTTAGAAACTATGCATTACAATGGGTCAAAGAAGGCCTAAAAGATTGGATACTCACAAGGGACATGGAATGGGGCATACCAGTCCCTCTCAAAGAAGCCAAGGGGAAAATAATCTACGTTTGGGGGGAAGCATTCCTAGGCTATATTTCATCAGCAGTTGAATGGAGCGAAAAAACAGGCAAAGACTGGAAAGAGTATTGGGATGACACAGTAGTACACTTCATAGGCAAGGATATAATCTATCATCATGCGATTTTCTGGCCTGCACTCCTAATGGCATATGGTTGCAAACTCCCAGACAATATAATAGCAGGAGAATACCTTTCACTCGAAGGTAAGAAGATGTCCACGAGCAAAAATTGGGTTATCTGGACATCAGAATTCTTGGAAAGGTTTGAAAGCGACATCCTAAGATATTATCTTACAATAAACGCTCCCTTGACAAGAGATACTGATTTCTCATGGGAAGACTTCCAAAGAAGGGTGAATGACGAACTAGCAGATATACTAGGTAACTTTCTACATCGTACATTCTCATTTACCAACAGGTTTTACAATAGTAGGATACCTGAAGCCAACCTAGAAGATGAAGACATCAAAATCATAGAGGATATAAAGAAGGCTAAAGAAGACATTGAAAATGCTATCGAAAGATTCAATTTCAGGGAAGGACTTGTAAAGATAATAGGCTTAGCAAAGAAGGGTAACAAATACTTCAACGACCAGGAGCCATGGAAGACCATCAAAGAAGACCCTGATAGGGCTGCTGCCTGTATATTCACTTGTAACCAATTAGCCAAGGCGATAGGCTCGTTCTTAAAACCATACATGCCCAGGAAATCCGCCAAGATACTAGAGATACTCAATTTAGAGGATGCTTCATGGGAGGACGCCACCACCCCAATAAAAGCCGGCCATGAAATCAGAAAAGCCAGACCATTATTTGCCAAGATCCAAGAAAAAGTCATAGAAGAGGAAAAGCGCAAACTCCACCAGAAAACAAAAACCCGGGAAAATGTTAGCATAGAGGATTTCGAAAAATTAGACCTCAGAGTAGGGAGGATATTAAAAGCTTCCAAAATAAAAGGCTCAGACAAACTATTAAAATTGAAAGTTGATTTAAATGATAAGAAAATCCAAGTAGTGGCTGGCATAGGATCAAAATATTCACCGAGTGAACTCCCAGGAAAAAAAGTTATAGTACTAGCCAATATAAGACCTACAAGATTATTCGGCACGAAATCTGAGGGCATGATACTCGCAACAGAAGAAAAAATGGGACTACTAACAGTAGAAGATGGTAAAATAGGTGAAAGAATAAAATAA
- a CDS encoding DUF530 domain-containing protein, with protein sequence MKMEEPALIAKSEKFLESIKIQKINPDDLIDPKRFIETYTHLRSNLKKLQKIKKKMELKGFKTPYRSMAIYGPPLKGELKAEDLHDIKRQTRYFRMKASLKKNILDRVNSAIASHRIALGHLEEHGTLTCEICRKTFRLGELSEDEFKECECGSSLQVKFEEGNIKRLEIIPYLPLSGDYMVKISQLTPWARESFKEIIRLLKNERSGTITSATMIIKVQESGRWVRKKMTIEDIDHVDYEEKLKQEYGPHARIEFIQFHRRKSTIINDRHIRTALALGYSGFIQDFLAKIEDEILKKRLKKPHIIKRYDEIHEEAGKYSPPFVREGKELEEIRKRRLEDLLIQEGLADENGNLKPDLQSDLEMREKIMNIFSRIPTTLILWDIARYYLTTSHDRRSKYAGPFPGLGPVLDRKQVKAFNKMDSEAVKLLREHGEKIFYIKNLQKLLLRKFEIEEKIKGLHMKINPKAFGAALINLESGIDEKTCASIFSVTLDELKREKENIKALRKPADKARLFMEMIK encoded by the coding sequence ATGAAAATGGAGGAACCAGCCCTCATAGCAAAATCTGAAAAATTCCTAGAAAGTATAAAAATCCAGAAGATAAACCCAGACGATCTTATAGACCCCAAACGTTTCATCGAAACATACACCCATTTAAGATCCAATCTAAAAAAACTCCAAAAAATAAAAAAGAAGATGGAACTAAAAGGATTCAAAACACCATACCGTTCAATGGCGATATATGGCCCTCCACTAAAGGGGGAATTGAAAGCAGAGGACCTCCATGACATAAAAAGACAAACACGATATTTTAGGATGAAAGCTTCGCTTAAAAAGAACATCCTGGACAGGGTAAATTCTGCGATAGCATCCCATAGGATAGCATTAGGCCATCTAGAAGAACACGGCACTTTAACTTGTGAAATATGCAGAAAAACTTTCAGGCTTGGCGAATTATCAGAAGATGAATTTAAAGAATGTGAATGTGGCTCCAGCCTCCAAGTAAAATTCGAAGAGGGAAATATAAAACGCCTTGAAATAATACCATATCTTCCACTTTCAGGAGACTATATGGTCAAGATTTCCCAATTGACCCCATGGGCCAGGGAGTCCTTCAAAGAGATTATAAGACTCCTAAAGAATGAGAGAAGTGGAACCATAACCTCGGCGACCATGATCATTAAGGTCCAAGAATCCGGGCGCTGGGTCAGAAAAAAGATGACTATCGAAGACATCGACCACGTCGACTATGAAGAGAAATTAAAACAAGAATACGGACCCCATGCGAGGATAGAATTCATACAATTTCACCGCAGAAAATCCACAATAATCAATGATAGACACATTAGAACAGCGCTGGCACTAGGCTATTCCGGGTTTATCCAAGATTTTCTGGCTAAAATAGAAGATGAAATCCTTAAAAAAAGATTAAAAAAACCTCATATAATTAAAAGATATGATGAAATACATGAAGAGGCTGGGAAATATTCGCCACCATTTGTAAGAGAAGGCAAAGAGCTTGAAGAAATCCGAAAAAGAAGACTTGAAGACCTTCTTATCCAAGAAGGTCTGGCAGATGAAAATGGAAATCTGAAACCAGATCTTCAATCGGACCTAGAAATGAGAGAGAAAATAATGAATATTTTCTCAAGAATCCCCACAACCCTAATATTATGGGATATAGCACGTTATTATCTTACAACATCCCATGACAGGAGAAGTAAGTATGCAGGCCCATTCCCAGGTTTAGGCCCAGTTTTGGACCGTAAACAGGTTAAAGCATTCAACAAGATGGACAGTGAAGCTGTTAAACTCCTCAGAGAACATGGTGAGAAAATATTCTATATAAAAAATCTCCAAAAATTATTATTAAGAAAATTTGAGATAGAAGAAAAAATAAAAGGCTTACACATGAAAATTAATCCAAAGGCCTTTGGAGCCGCTCTAATCAACTTAGAATCTGGTATAGATGAGAAAACATGTGCTAGTATATTTTCTGTGACATTAGACGAGTTAAAAAGAGAAAAGGAGAATATAAAGGCTCTTAGAAAACCTGCAGACAAGGCTAGGCTCTTCATGGAAATGATTAAATAA
- a CDS encoding helix-turn-helix domain-containing protein, producing the protein MARKIHINQPLTSRRIIEVLEKNPDLEKITCPPSLYDRISPKYLKALKKLGIKVEPKRRRKYAEKDVKMIRKLISEGKTPKEIASITKIPIKTIYYLKGDMKLKRGPKPKYDKITRRRVQKMAKKGMPAKKIAEKFNIPLRTVYYIIKKG; encoded by the coding sequence TTGGCTAGAAAAATACATATAAACCAGCCATTAACCTCACGTAGAATAATAGAAGTCCTTGAAAAAAACCCTGACCTTGAAAAGATCACATGCCCACCCAGTCTATATGATAGAATTTCCCCAAAGTACCTCAAAGCCCTCAAAAAATTAGGAATAAAAGTAGAACCTAAAAGAAGGCGTAAATATGCTGAAAAGGACGTGAAAATGATCAGGAAACTTATAAGCGAAGGTAAAACCCCAAAAGAAATAGCAAGTATAACAAAGATACCCATCAAAACCATATACTACCTCAAAGGGGACATGAAACTCAAAAGGGGCCCAAAGCCCAAATATGATAAAATCACAAGAAGGCGCGTGCAGAAAATGGCAAAAAAGGGTATGCCCGCGAAAAAAATAGCTGAAAAATTTAATATACCCTTAAGGACAGTCTATTATATAATCAAAAAGGGGTGA
- a CDS encoding multidrug transporter: MPRLIKKLRNANIVGKDIHKISKPMVAEMGGIGILFGFIIGMFIAICTFPKLHYELIVTLLVIILVGLVGMVDDLVRLSSKEKLFLLFLAGLPLIWVAPPNVGILYLISMPIAVSIASNLTNMLAGLNGIESGLGSIAMISLTASCIIMGKYDVSLITMTMLGSLLAFLIYNRYPSRVFPGDVGTLIIGACIAAVAFIGRIKSIAFIVLLPNIIDSILKFYSAGVMERHQHTPTMVTEDGKLVVPPGGFNSLIRWILRRPMKEKHVVLIVWFIGILFGSLGILLAFILPLDPI, from the coding sequence ATGCCAAGATTAATAAAAAAGCTAAGGAATGCTAACATAGTCGGGAAAGACATCCACAAGATCTCTAAGCCAATGGTCGCTGAAATGGGTGGTATCGGAATACTATTCGGGTTTATAATAGGAATGTTCATAGCAATTTGCACATTCCCAAAACTCCACTATGAACTCATAGTAACCCTACTTGTTATTATACTAGTCGGCCTTGTGGGCATGGTAGACGACCTTGTAAGACTCTCATCAAAAGAAAAACTATTCCTCCTATTCTTGGCAGGACTCCCACTTATATGGGTAGCCCCTCCTAACGTAGGTATACTATATCTTATAAGTATGCCAATAGCAGTTTCCATCGCCTCAAACCTCACCAACATGCTAGCTGGTTTGAATGGGATCGAATCAGGACTAGGATCTATAGCCATGATATCACTCACAGCATCCTGTATAATAATGGGAAAATATGATGTTTCACTTATTACGATGACAATGTTAGGTTCTCTTTTGGCCTTTTTAATATACAATCGGTACCCTTCGCGTGTATTCCCAGGAGATGTTGGTACACTTATAATAGGGGCATGTATAGCTGCTGTGGCATTCATAGGACGTATAAAGAGCATAGCATTCATCGTATTATTACCGAATATAATAGATTCCATTTTAAAATTCTATAGCGCGGGTGTAATGGAGAGGCATCAACACACTCCTACAATGGTGACAGAAGATGGTAAACTTGTAGTCCCACCAGGAGGGTTCAATTCGCTTATAAGATGGATCCTTAGAAGGCCCATGAAGGAAAAACATGTTGTACTCATCGTATGGTTTATAGGAATATTATTCGGTTCCCTTGGGATACTATTAGCCTTTATATTACCCCTTGACCCGATATAG
- a CDS encoding tetratricopeptide repeat protein, with product MESRMILILGLFDLFERRRSLEDYIHRLRELWEEEFDILLSIAGYYLDKGEHENAMEYLEKAFKVAVELDDKELEAIVLDFMGDVYLDKREMGIAIEYFKEAFKVYSSIKSPRKAEMKEKISEVEKMKEAIEMAELHKKLEETSKVPEPEKLEVDIDKILPKLRTLLGRLESVYEPPGGTIEELKEALDIATAINDELGEASILLSLGSRSFEDKNYDDAFNYFERAAEIFDKRDDKMSLGIVNVFLGVIYFIKGNEEEALENFKSAIELFRDSDDSKASKVVVDICRLLYRVKG from the coding sequence TTGGAAAGTAGAATGATATTAATATTGGGTTTATTTGACCTATTTGAAAGGAGAAGGTCATTAGAGGATTATATCCACCGTCTCCGGGAATTATGGGAGGAAGAGTTCGATATTTTGTTATCAATAGCAGGATATTACCTTGATAAGGGTGAACATGAAAATGCTATGGAATATCTTGAAAAAGCGTTTAAAGTAGCTGTTGAACTGGATGATAAAGAACTTGAAGCTATTGTACTCGATTTTATGGGTGATGTTTACCTAGATAAGAGAGAGATGGGTATTGCTATTGAATATTTTAAGGAGGCATTCAAAGTTTATTCTTCAATTAAATCACCCCGCAAAGCCGAGATGAAAGAGAAGATAAGCGAAGTCGAGAAGATGAAAGAAGCCATAGAAATGGCTGAATTGCATAAAAAACTTGAGGAAACCTCTAAGGTTCCTGAACCTGAAAAGTTAGAAGTTGATATTGACAAGATACTACCAAAGTTGAGAACACTACTTGGACGTCTAGAATCAGTATATGAACCCCCTGGGGGTACCATTGAAGAATTAAAAGAGGCTCTGGATATAGCTACGGCAATAAATGATGAATTGGGTGAAGCTTCCATCCTCCTAAGCCTTGGAAGCCGTTCATTCGAAGATAAGAATTATGATGATGCATTCAATTATTTTGAACGGGCTGCGGAGATATTCGATAAAAGAGATGATAAGATGTCACTTGGGATTGTGAATGTTTTCCTAGGCGTCATATATTTCATCAAAGGAAACGAAGAAGAGGCTTTAGAGAATTTTAAAAGTGCAATTGAATTATTTAGGGATTCAGACGATTCTAAGGCTTCTAAAGTTGTTGTGGATATTTGTAGGTTACTATATCGGGTCAAGGGGTAA
- a CDS encoding RAD55 family ATPase — protein sequence MKGQEANVLDDLLEDVAPGNLILLYGPPKVGKSIFCYQFLYSGLEGGEPCLYIVADYGSRQLEQRMMEFNWFLRPYIQNGDVYIIDLLTRLAGVKVEDSETLKFSSVQNLTDFMVKVGVGTRSLFRKSSKFRAILDSLTMIFAFNPPSLVLRLVKAYKSRISEARGVGVVVHTTGTVEPQIETSLMDLADLKLCLDGEKIKIESSAGKKSAQYTITDKGLHVGK from the coding sequence ATGAAGGGCCAGGAAGCGAATGTTTTGGATGATCTTCTTGAGGATGTGGCACCTGGGAATCTTATATTACTTTATGGCCCCCCTAAAGTAGGTAAGTCCATATTCTGCTATCAGTTTCTTTATTCGGGCCTTGAAGGTGGCGAACCATGCTTGTATATAGTTGCTGATTATGGTTCAAGGCAACTTGAGCAGAGGATGATGGAATTTAATTGGTTTCTGCGACCATATATTCAAAATGGTGATGTTTACATAATAGATCTTTTAACCCGGTTGGCTGGTGTTAAGGTTGAAGATTCAGAGACATTAAAGTTTTCATCAGTCCAAAATCTTACTGATTTTATGGTGAAAGTTGGTGTGGGTACACGTTCATTATTTAGGAAATCATCCAAGTTTAGGGCTATATTGGACTCTCTTACAATGATATTCGCATTTAACCCTCCAAGTTTAGTGTTAAGGCTTGTTAAAGCTTATAAGAGTCGTATAAGTGAAGCTAGGGGTGTGGGGGTTGTGGTGCATACAACAGGGACTGTTGAACCTCAGATTGAAACTTCTTTGATGGATTTAGCTGATTTAAAATTATGTTTAGATGGGGAAAAAATCAAGATAGAATCTTCAGCAGGTAAAAAATCTGCCCAATACACCATAACAGATAAGGGATTACATGTTGGAAAGTAG
- a CDS encoding RAD55 family ATPase, which produces MIKLIIRIPSGIPGLDELVSEGSGSFAENTVTLVYGPPKVGKSVFSYQFAYEGLLNNEPCLYISTDYGLKDIERNIANFGWNLSEYIENESFYFIDAISTIAGVEVESKPNYFLSSVHNPTDIMVKLGMAIRQITSNSPRYRSVLDSLTTLMAFNDEVLIVRVLTVYIMRIKESGGTAIVTYTEGSASSRVENMLKAIVDNIIHLDGEKLTIEAMIGSGKVKAHYDITSRGIIVD; this is translated from the coding sequence GTGATTAAATTGATTATAAGGATCCCATCAGGTATTCCCGGTTTAGATGAACTTGTAAGTGAAGGAAGCGGATCATTTGCAGAGAACACTGTTACACTCGTCTACGGTCCTCCAAAGGTTGGGAAATCTGTATTCTCTTATCAATTTGCATATGAGGGCCTTCTTAATAATGAACCATGCCTTTATATCAGCACAGATTATGGCCTGAAGGACATTGAAAGAAATATAGCCAATTTCGGTTGGAACCTCTCTGAATACATAGAAAATGAAAGTTTTTATTTCATAGATGCCATATCAACAATTGCAGGCGTGGAAGTTGAAAGTAAACCTAACTATTTTTTATCATCTGTACATAATCCCACAGATATCATGGTAAAATTGGGAATGGCCATACGCCAGATAACATCAAACTCGCCCCGTTACAGATCAGTTCTTGATTCGTTAACAACCCTCATGGCATTCAATGACGAAGTTTTGATTGTAAGGGTGCTCACAGTCTATATAATGCGTATAAAAGAGAGTGGAGGAACAGCAATTGTAACTTACACTGAAGGTTCAGCTTCTTCCAGGGTCGAGAACATGTTAAAAGCCATAGTAGATAATATAATTCACCTTGATGGGGAGAAACTCACCATAGAGGCCATGATCGGAAGTGGTAAGGTAAAAGCCCATTATGATATAACCTCTAGGGGTATAATAGTTGACTAA
- a CDS encoding GTP-binding protein has product MKKTYIPKLDDILGGGIIDNASLMFSAVPGVDYEAFGYQMLNGRLRDGDKGFIFTNVAEPETIIYEFKSYGWDLEKFLKDTQAFFVDGTSPFIGLPSDAKYSIEDYSQIEEVILEAIEDVPDGIGIINNLSTLIDYLGENETINIIKKWNSHGKKYNTSLIYLFTKWDYNHDLIQNLKKSMDCVVEIKTIEERVIIGQGFMVAHSSWSKPSDTMVLFFVVQPGGVKVYIPKILVTGPYNAGKSTFVKKISKKSVSVDRKALSAFPTTIALDIGHLEYKGFIADVFGTPGQERFDLLLDVLGRESVGAFIIVDSTAPQTFARAKEMIRKAKAEAIPKVLVANKQDLPGALSPEEIREKMKLGKDIPIIPAIVTEGKGVTDALDALLGLLYGD; this is encoded by the coding sequence ATGAAAAAGACTTACATCCCTAAACTTGACGACATACTCGGTGGCGGTATAATCGATAACGCCTCTCTAATGTTCTCCGCCGTTCCTGGAGTGGATTATGAAGCATTTGGCTATCAGATGCTAAATGGGAGATTAAGAGATGGAGATAAGGGTTTCATATTCACGAATGTAGCCGAACCTGAAACGATAATATATGAGTTCAAATCCTATGGTTGGGACCTTGAAAAATTCTTAAAAGATACCCAAGCTTTCTTTGTTGATGGAACTTCACCGTTCATAGGATTACCATCAGATGCCAAATATTCCATCGAGGACTATTCACAGATAGAAGAAGTGATACTAGAAGCTATAGAGGACGTGCCCGATGGTATAGGTATCATAAATAACCTTTCAACCCTGATAGATTATCTTGGAGAAAATGAGACAATAAACATCATAAAAAAATGGAATTCACATGGCAAAAAATATAATACTAGCCTAATTTATCTCTTCACAAAATGGGATTATAACCACGATTTAATCCAAAATCTTAAAAAATCCATGGATTGTGTAGTTGAGATCAAAACAATAGAAGAAAGGGTTATAATAGGCCAAGGTTTCATGGTAGCCCATTCTTCATGGTCCAAACCATCAGATACTATGGTACTATTCTTTGTGGTGCAACCAGGAGGAGTTAAAGTATACATACCGAAGATATTAGTCACCGGCCCATACAATGCAGGTAAATCGACTTTCGTGAAGAAAATATCAAAGAAGTCTGTTTCAGTTGATAGGAAGGCTTTATCGGCTTTTCCAACCACGATAGCATTAGATATAGGACATCTTGAATATAAAGGTTTTATAGCTGATGTATTCGGCACACCAGGCCAGGAACGATTTGACTTACTATTAGATGTTCTAGGCAGGGAATCAGTTGGTGCTTTTATAATCGTTGACTCAACAGCCCCACAAACATTTGCAAGGGCCAAAGAAATGATAAGGAAGGCAAAAGCAGAGGCGATACCAAAAGTTTTAGTCGCGAATAAACAAGACTTGCCAGGGGCACTTTCACCCGAAGAAATACGTGAAAAGATGAAACTTGGCAAGGACATCCCCATCATACCAGCGATAGTAACAGAAGGGAAAGGAGTCACTGATGCCCTTGACGCCCTCCTAGGATTACTCTATGGTGATTAA
- a CDS encoding roadblock/LC7 domain-containing protein: MTKTKKEKLDDVLSSFMQVGQIRASGIVSKEGLLINARTPPDVDARIFSALCSTIMGAAEAASSQMNTGAVDEITVRTEKGIIILKPAGEKAILTALAEPNAQLGLLLVEMETRASQVEEILKEM, encoded by the coding sequence ATGACTAAAACAAAAAAAGAAAAATTAGATGATGTTCTTTCGAGTTTTATGCAAGTTGGACAGATAAGAGCATCAGGGATAGTGTCCAAGGAAGGTCTTCTTATAAATGCACGCACACCCCCAGACGTGGATGCGAGAATCTTCTCAGCTTTATGTTCCACTATCATGGGAGCTGCAGAAGCTGCTTCTAGCCAGATGAACACTGGTGCGGTGGATGAGATCACCGTAAGGACCGAGAAGGGTATAATAATCTTAAAACCTGCGGGTGAGAAGGCTATATTAACGGCACTCGCAGAACCAAACGCCCAATTGGGTCTTTTACTCGTTGAAATGGAAACTAGGGCAAGTCAGGTTGAAGAAATACTCAAGGAGATGTGA
- a CDS encoding methyl-coenzyme M reductase family protein has translation MYKIVLFSGGPYRFEEFEEYVEDIGGLVLKKDRFNVSRGEYFLAEEIKALTIIPEEEEEQLKTIVNRIKGFIQELPFDENKKRKILLCILLHDSLTRNPQWMEKEEIEEKLVCPCEIKFCENSPECFIDLPEVLDAMVEMELLEKRDNKGTAEYRIII, from the coding sequence ATGTATAAGATAGTATTATTTAGTGGAGGCCCTTACAGATTCGAGGAATTCGAAGAATATGTGGAGGATATTGGAGGTCTAGTGCTTAAAAAGGATCGTTTTAATGTGAGCAGAGGAGAATACTTCCTAGCAGAGGAAATTAAAGCTCTAACAATAATACCCGAAGAAGAAGAGGAACAACTAAAGACGATCGTAAATAGGATAAAAGGGTTCATCCAAGAATTACCATTTGACGAGAACAAAAAAAGGAAAATACTACTATGCATACTCCTACATGACTCATTGACTAGGAACCCCCAATGGATGGAAAAAGAGGAAATAGAAGAAAAACTAGTATGCCCTTGTGAAATTAAATTTTGTGAAAATTCGCCAGAATGCTTCATTGACTTGCCAGAGGTCCTAGATGCAATGGTGGAAATGGAACTATTAGAAAAGAGAGATAATAAAGGCACAGCCGAATATAGGATAATCATCTAA